The Osmerus eperlanus chromosome 22, fOsmEpe2.1, whole genome shotgun sequence genome window below encodes:
- the hmox2a gene encoding heme oxygenase 2a, with protein sequence MPTETLPEPQTVRVVNGGAKIIVEEDVLSPDDLSELLAEGTKESHDRAENCQFVKDFLRGRIKRELFKRGSVALYFVYSAMEEELERNKDHPQVAPVYFSAELDRREALARDLEYFYGEDWQSQVSVSPGTKPYVDRIHQVGTEDPVLLVAHSYTRYMGDLSGGQILKKGCQRALKLPSSGEGLLFYQFEGIHNARAFKQLYRSRMNELELDARTKDRIVAESNRAFTFNMEVFTELEQVGSTLQEEVQDAGLGHGHGGVEMQGDINTCPYYAGKMAASGNTTPLCQMAMMFLQHPTCQVVLATWVAAVAGLAAWYLM encoded by the exons ATGCCGACGGAGACTTTACCTGAGCCCCAGACCGTACGTGTGGTGAACGGTGGGGCGAAGATCATCGTGGAAGAGGATGTTCTCAG cccagaTGATCTGTCAGAACTGCTAGCTGAAGGGACAAAGGAGTCACATGACAGGGCGGAGAACTGCCAGTTTGTCAAAGACTTCCTCAGAGGGCGAATCAAAAGAGAGCTCTTCAAG agagGGAGCGTGGCTCTCTACTTTGTCTACTCGGCCATggaagaggagctggagaggaacAAGGATCACCCCCAGGTGGCTCCTGTGTACTTCTCAGCAGAGCTGGACCGACGGGAGGCTCTGGCCCGGGACCTGGAGTACTTCTACGGAGAGGACTGGCAGAGCCAG gtgagTGTGTCCCCAGGTACCAAGCCCTACGTGGACCGCATCCACCAGGTGGGAACTGAGGACCCGGTCCTGCTTGTGGCCCACTCCTACACCCGCTACATGGGGGACCTGTCAGGGGGTCAGATCCTGAAGAAGGGATGTCAA CGGGCGCTGAAGCTCCCGTCCTCGGGTGAGGGCCTGCTGTTCTACCAGTTTGAGGGCATCCATAACGCCCGGGCCTTCAAGCAGCTGTACCGCAGCAGGATGAACGAGCTGGAGCTGGACGCCCGCACCAAGGACAGGATCGTAGCCGAGTCCAACCGGGCCTTCACGTTCAACATGGAG gTGTTCACAGAGCTGGAGCAGGTGGGGAGCACCctccaggaggaggtgcaggacgCAGGGTTGGGTCACGGTCACGGAGGAgtagagatgcagggagacatAAACACGTGTCCTTACTACGCTGGCAAGATGG CTGCCAGCGGGAACACCACCCCTCTCTGCCAGATGGCCATGATGTTCCTACAGCACCCAACCTGCCAGGTGGTGCTGGCCACATGGGTGGCTGCTGTGGCGGGATTGGCTGCCTGGTACCTCATGTGA
- the LOC134008786 gene encoding 4-aminobutyrate aminotransferase, mitochondrial-like produces the protein MAACLLRGCLSSSLRPSPLLSASGCRQASEAVARLVEEVEYTGPCMKTEVPGPISKSLSKQLEVVQNVLQVNFFCDYDESRGNYLVDVDGNRMLDVYTQIASIPIGYNHPALTKIMTDPMNLGAFINRPALGMLPPGKYPEKLLGGLMSVAPMGLGRVQTMACGSCSNENAYKAIFIWYRNKQRGHNIPNQEEERTSVINQRPGCPDLTLLSFMGGFHGRTLGCLATTHTKAIQKVDVPTFDWPIAPYPQLRYPLEEHQRENSQEEARCLEQAEDLIVKWALKGRPVAGVVIEPIQAEGGDNHASFDFYRKLRGIAKKHGCAFLVDEVQTGGGSTGKFWAHEHWGLDDPADIVSFSKKMLTGGYFLKDEFQPDKPFRIFNTWLGDHTKNLFLNEVIKVIRTENLMEEVQRSGRVMLQGLYELQAKYPHLLSRARGLGTFCAVDVRDEDTRNSLLIKARNKGLVLGGCGTSSIRFRPSLVFKERHAHLFLDIFNDAIAELK, from the exons ATGGCCGCCTGTCTCCTGAGAGggtgtctgtcttcctctttgAGACCCAGCCCGCTCCTGTCTGCAtcag GATGCCGACAGGCCAGCGAAGCTGTggccaggctggtggaggaggttgAATACACTGGTCCTTGTATGAAGACTGAGGTTCCAGGTCCCATATCGAAG AGTCTGTCAAAACAGCTTGAGGTTGTTCAG AACGTGCTGCAGGTGAACTTCTTCTGTGACTAcgatgagagcagagggaacTACCTGGTGGACGTGGATGGGAACCGCATGCTGGACGTTTACACCCAGATCGCCTCCATCCCCATAG GATACAATCACCCAGCTCTGACGAAAATCATGACAGACCCCATGAATCTG GGTGCGTTCATCAACAGACCAGCCCTGGGAATGCTGCCGCCTGGGAAGTACCCAGAGAAGCTTCTAGGAGGTCTGATGTCG GTGGCGCCTATGGGCCTGGGTCGAGTGCAGACCATGGCCTGTGGCTCCTGCTCCAATGAGAACGCCTACAAGGCCATCTTCATCTGGTACAGG AACAAGCAGAGAGGACACAATATTCCCAaccaagaggaggagagaaccaGTGTGATCAACCAG AGGCCTGGCTGTCCCGATCTGACTCTGCTGTCCTTCATGGGTGGTTTCCATGGCAGAACACTGG GTTGCCTGGCAACCACCCACACCAAGGCCATCCAGAAGGTGGACGTCCCGACGTTCGACTGGCCCATCGCCCCGTACCCCCAGCTGAGGTACCCCCTGGAGGAGCACCAGAGGGAGAACAGCCAGGAGGAGGCTCGCTGCCTGGAGCAG GCGGAGGACCTGATAGTGAAATGGGCCCTGAAGGGACGACCTGTGGCAGGGGTCGTCATCGAGCCAATCCAGGCGGAGGGAGGGGATAACCACGCCTCTTTTGACTTTTACAGGAAGTTAAGAGGGATTGCCAAGAAG CATGGTTGTGCGTTCCTAGTGGATGAGGTGCAGACCGGGGGCGGGTCCACGGGGAAGTTCTGGGCCCACGAACACTGGGGATTGGACGACCCTGCTGATATAGTCTCTTTCAGCAAGAAGATGTTGACAGGAGGCTACTTCCTCAAGGACGAGTTCCAACCAGACAAG CCGTTCAGGATCTTCAACACCTGGCTCGGAGATCACACCAAGAACCTGTTCCTGAACGAGGTCATCAAGGTCATCAGGACGGAGAACCTCATGGAGGAGGTGCAGAGGTCAGGCAGGGTCATGCTGCAGGGCCTCTACGAGCTCCAG GCCAAGTACCCTCACCTCCTCAGCAGAGCCAGAGGGTTAGGGACCTTCTGTGCTGTCGACGTGAGGGATGAAGACACTCGGAACAGCCTCTTGATAAAGGCCAGGAACAAAG GGTTGGTGTTGGGGGGCTGTGGAACCAGCTCGATCCGGTTCCGCCCCTCGTTGGTGTTTAAGGAACGCCACGCCCACCTCTTCCTGGACATCTTCAACGACGCCATCGCTGAGCTAAAGTAA
- the tmem186 gene encoding transmembrane protein 186, with protein MSITSLFSCFHRTTAVMHRSTLLLRLTHQALAHRRGLCLVRRSSTRLVLNTQPHAPNLPCGGRNAPFLHHSPQGLSSPSAHVLFAKCSDLSSQNYTLIYSLPHIMLLRAVSRLKLLQTGITVVLLPPVYYMYLQGDASDLLVVYSTGIALFAGTMLYTASHFFRRVVGMMYVDSAQTTLRVSHLTFWGKRTDVYMPVSDVMTVGDAGDSIGEPILKLKRYSCADTLYFSTRLGRVVDRHTFEKVFGTLT; from the exons ATGTCTATTACTTCGCTATTTTCATGTTTTCACCGGACAACGGCTGTCATG CATAGGTCAACGCTTCTTCTACGGCTGACCCACCAAGCTTTGGCCCACCGCAGAGGGCTATGTCTAGTAAGAAGATCATCCACTCGTCTTgtcctcaacacacaaccccacgCACCCAATCTACCGTGCGGTGGCCGCAACGCACCCTTCCTTCATCACAGCCCCCAGGGTCTCTCTTCACCGTCAGCCCACGTCCTCTTCGCAAAATGCTCAGACCTGTCGAGTCAAAATTACACCCTCATCTACTCACTACCTCACATCATGCTGCTCAGAGCGGTATCCAGACTCAAACTGCTCCAGACGGGCATCACAGTGGTCTTACTTCCCCCTGTCTACTACATGTATCTCCAAGGAGACGCGTCGGACCTCCTAGTCGTCTACAGCACCGGAATAGCGCTCTTTGCCGGTACAATGCTGTACACCGCGAGTCACTTCTTTCGACGCGTTGTGGGGATGATGTACGTGGATTCGGCGCAGACTACGCTTAGGGTATCTCACCTGACTTTTTGGGGCAAACGGACTGACGTTTACATGCCGGTGTCGGATGTGATGACCGTGGGAGATGCGGGGGATTCTATCGGTGAACCTATACTGAAACTGAAACGCTATAGTTGTGCTGATACGCTCTATTTTTCTACCCGCCTCGGACGAGTAGTAGACCGCCATACCTTTGAGAAAGTGTTTGGAACCCTTACTTGA